A genomic window from Tolypothrix sp. PCC 7910 includes:
- a CDS encoding DUF305 domain-containing protein has translation MQFSNWKNSFFSLSLIAIASVSSSVVTACSQSTAQNQNNNHQMDHGGMMHHGGGMNHSMAMDLGPADANYDLRFIDGMIAHHQGAIVMAKEAQQKSKRPEIKKLADDIIKAQNQEISQMKTWRTAWYPKAGAKPMAYDAQKSQMMEMSSEQMQTMMMSMDLGAADTEFDLRFIDAMIPHHEGAVTMAKDALQKTKRPEMKKLAQAIIKAQNAEINQMKQWRKAWYNK, from the coding sequence ATGCAATTCTCTAACTGGAAAAATAGTTTTTTTTCATTAAGCTTAATTGCGATCGCATCTGTATCTAGTAGCGTGGTAACAGCTTGTTCCCAAAGTACTGCCCAAAACCAAAACAACAATCATCAGATGGATCATGGGGGTATGATGCATCACGGTGGTGGGATGAATCACAGCATGGCAATGGATTTAGGCCCAGCCGATGCTAATTATGATTTACGCTTCATTGATGGTATGATTGCTCACCATCAAGGCGCGATTGTGATGGCTAAGGAAGCACAGCAAAAATCAAAACGCCCGGAAATCAAAAAGCTAGCAGACGACATTATCAAAGCGCAAAACCAAGAAATTAGCCAGATGAAAACCTGGCGTACAGCTTGGTATCCTAAAGCGGGAGCTAAACCAATGGCTTATGATGCTCAAAAGAGCCAGATGATGGAAATGTCATCTGAGCAAATGCAAACCATGATGATGAGCATGGACTTAGGCGCAGCTGATACAGAATTCGACCTCCGCTTTATTGATGCGATGATTCCCCATCATGAAGGCGCTGTGACAATGGCTAAAGATGCCTTACAAAAAACAAAGCGTCCTGAGATGAAGAAATTAGCGCAAGCAATCATCAAAGCACAAAATGCTGAGATTAACCAAATGAAACAGTGGCGAAAGGCTTGGTATAACAAGTGA